GATACTTATTACTATTAAAATTATTCAATTTCTGAAGTTATTCAATAAGCGAACATTTTGCACCCTCTAGCTTGAAAGTACTATAAGTTGTGACGTAAAAGAGAGCGCACATGGCATATAGTTGTTGGAGATCATCACATGATATGGGTCATAGATTAATCCTCAACTCTTCTTTCAAAATTATCAAACCTCGTTcacttaccaaatcaagtgtAATTTGATTTCTCCTTAGTCGGTGGTTAAATTGATTTGTGAGTTAGTCTAATAAATACTTAGATAAGCTTCTTTATCTATAAGGACCCATTAAACATATGCTATATGGAAATTTTATTCGTTACCAAATTATAGCGAACTTGTGACAGGCTTATAACAAATAGAATTCATTATTATGGATGAAATTTGTGGCGAACTTATGATTGTTTTATTATCAGCTCACGAAAGTTGTTCAATTCTCAAATTTGTGAAGAATCCACCACAAATATTTATTGTGCCTTGTGTCATCTTATTGGAAAATCCTAGTTTTTTTCAATCTTATTCTTGAACTAAATTTATCGATGGGTGACCTAAGATCTAGATTTTGATCGAGTGAGGGGTTGAATTTGGACATTCCCATTTACAAATGTTGCTCAATCTTTTATTGgtcaatcaataaaaaaaagctACAAGTACGAGTTGAACAACTTGTTAAATCTCTTTAGtaaaatacatagagaaaaaaaaatcaatcaaataatTGCCAACTTGTGGTAGCAGGGGGCGGATCAAAAAATTCCCACTTGGTGGTGATTATAACTGGCTTTACTTTAGCATTAGCAACTTTGAGCAAATCAAGAGTTTCCACACACTTTTGCACTCTTTGACCCTGTAAGGAACCAAAATCTCTATCatcataaagtaaaaataaaataaaattacagaaTACATAGGTTTGAGGAAAAATTACGGTAACATTTAAAGCATAACATTCGAATATAAAATGGAGAATGAAATCTTAACTAACAAAACTTTGTTTTAAGTATTTATTAATAGTAAAATAATTAGATAAAAATACAATTGACCATTTCTTTTCTGAAAACACCCATCTACGTCTTTTTAACTAATTTAGATTTGTGCTAGGCAAGTTTACTAGGATTCAAACATCAATACCTCTAATTCGAATATCATGTGAACAATTCACATCCATCAATGTTGGTTGTTTTCCACCATTGAAGCTCTCCTCTAAGATCTATTCATGTTCTACTTCTTGTTATAATATTAGACTCTTGctctattttgaagtattacaGCCGATCATATCTTTGTCTTCTCGTGAGAGGTCACACTTAGTTTATTGAATTGCATGTGCATTTTTAGATCTGTATAAGGTTAAACATAAGCCTGATGGAAGCATAGAGATATTTAAAGCAAGACTTGTAGTAAAGGAATACTCTCAACACATTACAGAAAGTTAGTTGGGAATTCAGTTGAAGTTCCTAACTAACACCAGACTTGACATATATAACTTATGGAGTTCAAACACTTGAATCGATTCGTGCAGGAGCCAAGACAACCCTACTTACAGGCTGCTATTCATATGTTGGGGGTATTTGGAAAGGGATCCCACTCTGGGGATCTTCATGTCTAATGATCCTAATTGTACACTCAAAGCCTTTTATGATTCTGATTGGGCATTTTGTCCTGATTCAAGAAGATCAGTTAGTGGTTATTTGGTCCtattagaaaataattatatcaGTTGAAAGTCTAAGAAGCAGGGGATTGTCTCGTTGTCATCAGTAGGGATTGAATACAGATTTCTTAAAAAGTGGTGGGTAAACTTGTCTGGCTAACGCATAACTATTTCAAGAACTGACAATTAGAGATTATTTATAAGTGGTATTACTTGGCTTTTTTGGTTGTACTCTGATTAGTCAGTTAGTTAGTAGCACCTAGGTTGTTAGTTACATGTATTAACCAGTTGCCCATTCTATTATGCATGGTCCAGCAAAGCAGATTAGACATTACATATTTTTCATTCCATATTGTAAAAATAGTGTTGCTTTATGttagaaggggagccttggagtaactggtaaagttgttgtccTGTGATCAGGAGGTGACGGGTTTAAGTCTTGTAAACAGTTGACATTCTATGCATCCATCAACATTGAAGCTTGCATCTAAGCTCAATTCATCttctagttgttgttgttgttgttattattaagGATGGAGAATGTTGGAGAGATTAATCCAATAAAAATCAACTATATTCCTCAGTGGTCCTTTAATTAGTCGTACATTCTCTACTCATATGTACAATGCTAACAAAATTTTCAATGATGACCGAAGGATAATACAATGTTGACTTGGTCATGGATAGCGTGAGTAGTGAAGAAAACACaaatatatgatcaaaatatgatttctacgctaataattaaactttaacacaaataaaataattgtgagaaaaaaaaaacttagagGCTAATATTGTTCGCAAAGTATATGAATTGACCCAGTTTGAATCTTGGCTCCATTATTTGCGCTTTACTATTTTGCTAAACCTAAATGCAAAACAGTTTCTAAAAGATAAAAACTGATTAAAAATGAGGCATTATGACTTTTTACCGGATATCAAGTAGGCATTAGCTACATCTGCAATTAGCGTGCCCCCAACCCGTTTTATAAGGTGCACAATAAAAAGATGAAAGTAAACAAATACTTATAAATATCTAATAAGTTTATTAATAGAAATATATAGTCTGTATAAAATTTATTCAATTCTCGTAATCCATAAACTCCACATGAGATATTGGTAtgttaattttgttttttttttaaaaaaaaatagtaagagAATAGGTACCTGCAAATTCTTCTGGGCAATTGTATCTCCTTCTATGGAGATGTTATCCAACTTGACAGCTTGTCTCATTAACATCTCAATCAAAGTGGTGATCTGTAATTCTGCTACTTTTTTCCCATTTCCAATTGACTTTTCAATTGCAGATATCTACAaagattattaatttttaaaatgaaaataaagcaCATTAATGATCATGAATATTATGAAAACAAGATACTAATTAGTAGAGTAATGCTTTCTAAAAGGTCAATCTTCAATTTTTTCCCAATTTGACCAAAGATTATGTAATGTTAGTTCCATCATTAACTGACAAGCTATGACTATATATgatgaaattcatcaattttttaaatttcgtaTTCGCCATTATACAATTTTTAGTGAAGGGTGATAATTAAGTTAAATAAAGGGGAATTTTCGCATATAGCTACTTAAAAATATCTTATGTATACTCCATAATTATAATTTGTTAGTTATAAttcgtagctatagttatagcagcgtttgtataattcgcgcaacatttgtatatatttgtgtaattcgctatacaatttgcagtttttgtataacgtttgtatatttcactatacaattcatgcacaacatttttataattcgctatacaatttgtagtgtttatatatttcgctatacaattcgattctCCCATAACGTTTGTATAAgtcgcgcgaattatacaaaactcaaactataATTACAGCTAGATGTTCGCTACGAGTCATAATTAATACAAATTATAACTATGTTAATTAATTCACTAGTATATATTTACTTATCCGCGTAATTTTCccttaaataaattaattatctatgaagTTATCTTgcctaatacatatatatttctgTCTTAATTTGTTCTTTCGTTCggctttaaatatttttatttacttagaAAAGGCCCCCAAATACTTTTATTTACTTAGAAAAGACCCCACAGGCCTATGGGTGGTAAAGAATATTTGTACGATTGAGGACACAGAGAAAACAATTCGTGCATTTTGGTCTCACCAGTCTTCCGCCAGCTACTTACGAGTACGATTATGATAATAATTATCCTTTCGAGTTTCAACAACCTTATGTTCCCTCTTTCCcaccattttttaaaaatctatccTAAAAGAATAGTAGAGTTAACAGTTAAAACTTGACACATTTTATTAAATGTAGACTTAAATTATGAGAAGTCTTCATTACCTCCTCaaatatagatttttaaaattatttactcTCCTAAACTATGAGAAATCTTAATCACCacctcaaaaataaaattttgaaactaTTTACCCATAATATGTCACAAGACACAAAAACAATTATTATGTCCAATTTATATGATTCACTTTCCGTTTTAGACAATTCCTAAAGAAAtgacacatttctatatttagaaaaaaattacttttcatTACTATTTATCTAATGTAGTTTGACTCGAaatgaagtttaagaaagatGTGCtctaaaataagttataaatatttgtgtgacaataattatttcattagggataaaataaaaattttaaagttaattttttactaaatataaaaatgtttcatttctttttggattgactaaaaaggaaagtgagtgatataaattaaaacagaaTAATTTCTTTAAATCATGTGGAATATTAGCGGGGCGGGGGGGAGGAAATAATTCCAATAATTCAGGTTTGAGGGAGTAATTAAGACTTCTCATAGTTTAGAAGGGTAAGTAGTTTCAAAAATTCATGTTTAAGAGGGTAATTAAGACTTTTCATAGTTTAGGTATGCATTTAAATAAAGTGTGTCAAATTTAAGGGGTCTTTTAACTATTAACTCAAAatagtaatatatttttatttttaaatctaaattttctattttataattaatgagATAATATTTAGTTATAtaaaaagttatattttatttaagatagcatttataaaaaaaaacatttcgtACCAATCAAACAACACCACAATTTCTCTAATTATATAAAGGatttaagttataaaaactAACAGTtagttatcatttttattaaattgtcaatataatatttaatatagaaatttatttataattatctaATATGCAACTtgattgtataaatattttaaaaatcattGGTACAAATAATCAATGGTAATCTTGAAAATATGACAAATTATCCAATATTGAGCGACACAAATACTCTttttgttcacttttacttgtctatttttgattttatatatatattttttaaaaattattaatattaatattttaccaaACATCCATATAAATTGACGTATAATTTTTTTAggtattgaaaaataatttagagaataagtaattaatattgctagtaaaatattttttttatcttttttaatatgttaaaaatgacgaataaatataaaaatttattcttaaaataatgaataagtaaaagtgaacgaAAAAATGTTTAAAGAGAAGTGCGGTGTACTCTATTAGAGGAAATAACGATTTTAGTCCATGTATTATTGCATAATTTCAGTTTTAATCCCTATGTTATTTGATTATGCATATTTAACATTCATTTATTTGAATGTGCGGTTTTAGTCCTTGAAGTTAAGAAAAGTTaactatttaacaaaataattatttgataatatataaaataaaataaaataaaatgaagagtTGGTTATTTTAAATGCTTGAAgaattatgtatataaaattaaaattatattttatttattaagtccATTTTATTTAAATGCTCTATGATCTATTTTTTATTCCTTACCGATtcgtttttcctctcatttttaatGGTTACTAATCAAGGTCAAATACGATTACATTTGAGAGTTTAGTAGGTGGTCAGGCTCCTTAAGGCCATCAATGATGTCCTAACAACTCTCactctttaaaaattttaacatttaatttttattaaatttaatgtttttACCCACATAATTCTTCAAGCATTTAGAATCACCAGcctttcaatttattttattttatatatttcaaaataatcattttgttaaataattaacttttattaaTTCCAAAAACCAAAATCGCACAGTTCAAATAATTGAAGGTTAAATGTGCATAGTTAAATAACATAGGAACTAAAATTGAAATTATCCAATAACACGAAAATTAAAACCACTATTTCCTCACTCTATTATTGTTTATTTGCTTTTGTATTATGAATGAATGCTTGGACCTTGGTATTGTTTGTGTCCTGCTTTGTTGCGTGTTATGTTGTTTGGTTGGATTTTTCATGGTCAAACATTAAGGAGTCGTtgtttgaatacaagttatgatggaaTAATTTATATTGGAATTAGTTATAATGGATAAGTTatgttgagattattttttattgattgtttagtttgttgtattcaaaataatatgcattgcataaattttaagtacaaattatttgtttacaaaaatatcattcgttttatctatttttttatattttctttataagctttagttattcattctttaaaataaaattttcatcttgtttagcttaaatatttttgtgtgtgcATTCACATGATGGTACCATATATATTTACAAATAAAACATTCATCATATTTAGCTTTAAAATAGAACTTTCATCTAaaatttgttaaagtaaaagaagatttattatttatatcactTTATTTTGAGCACATATCACTCTTAAATTGTAAAATACTAAAGTTTTCATTTtagttgatatataaaatacaagctttcaagtgactaaaaaaatatataattaaaaatatataatttagtaGTAGagaaatcaaattataaataaacataagaattagtcaaataaattaataaataaaatttttatttgtatagtctaatttttaattaaaaaatataaagaatgatcataaaaatgagataaaattataatttgaatttataatataaaattatatgaaatgttgttgaagttttgtttggatatgtaatttgaatttttttttttatataaatataagacCCTCATAAGTtgtaaaaactatcaaaattgcctCAATTTTTTTATACAATCTTACCAGATAAACAAAAGTTCATAACAAAAGTACAATACACTATCACAAAGTTATTCTTACAAAAATAGAATACTTATTgattaaattttaattcaataaaaaGTAACATTGAACATGAGTTGTAATGTACTATACATTAATAAAATTGAACATGATCAATATCATTATTAACTATATCATCATGTTCATATTCCGTAAATATTTCATCGCTCGCAAAAATTTTTGTATATGAAAAAtgtgaaatcatgatataaaaagTTTTCTTGAAGGATTTgtgatttcatctcatgatttcaaatcacaAAATGAAATCGCATATCCAAATGCCTACtaaatctcaaataaaatgaaaaataattttttttaaaaaagtaaataatttttatgatcaaaTCGTGTGTACCTGTTGAGCAAGTTTATCAATCTCGATGGAAACGTTGTTAATGAAGCGATGTGTGGCTTGAATTTTGGCATTCTTCCTCATCTGTATGAATCTTTTCTCCTTGCTTTCTGGATCTTCTATTAAAATCACTTTTGATCTATCTTTCACTCCACACATGTCTAAATATTCTccattctctctttcttttccccTGCATATTAATCTTTGTTCTCCAGGTTCTAACCCTGTTTCTTCGGTTAATAGCTTCTTCAATTCACCTGCAACAACTCGTTTTACTTCCAACTTTTAGCATTCCCAAATACAATACTCAATATGAATAAAAACATGTACTACTTCATTCATTCATGAGTATTGAATTTTATAACGATAATTTTAATGATTAATAATTGTACATATTAAATAAACTACTACTACTTAAATACAAATAATCGTGAATTTCAgtttacaaaagaaaaatatttcatcGTCAAATGTTAATACACTAGAAGAGAATTAGGCATCATTTACAAATCAATActcctttattttataatttgatcCATTATTTCAACTTGgagaatttgaagttaaaaaaaCTAATCTAATGAATATTCaaggaaaataatatttttttcactcacCAATTTTAACATTTCGCTAGACTTCCAACTTCTATTTTTCAAACTTTAACTTCCCATAGTcgtttttttttaacaaatattGTTCAAATACCTACCTAATGAATTAATGATtatgaaaattgaaaaatatacaCAGGTGGTATTAAAActttttatatttgaatttatgtgatatttttcattttttgaaattaaactATGTGAATTTggatcaatattttaaattatatcttTAACAAAATACGTAAAGATCAGTCTAAACTTCAGAACATTTGATAATTAAGACTAGTAATAGTTTAGGGGGATTTGAAGAAAATGCATCAAGTTTAGGTATTTTATctgtatatttttattatattgacatgaaaataataataatttatactaccctattttaaaatattaaatcatataatctaattcaatttcaaaaatgagTTAAATTaactactaaaaaataaaataaaaatatcacgTAAACTAGGACGGGAAAAAAGTGAAAGAGAGTTTTTACCAAAAGTGGCGTGAGGATTGACGGAGATCTCATATCGCGCAGCACCATACGCCACACGAATCCGCAAATTGGGAGTAATTGGATGGTCGGAATTATCAGTCCTTCTCTGAACTAACATCCCGCCGGGCCTCATCTCCCATTCAATTACCTCTTCCTTCAAGTCTCCACCGGCTGCCGTCGACATCCTCTCGGCTTTTTTGCCGTTGAATTTCAGTTTTCTCTTTATCATTTTCCCCGTTGCTCACAAtgtgtattattttttctttctcgCCGGAGAAACACTTTTCAGCAAGTTGTAAAGACTAACTAATCACTTTCTAACCAactgttttatttttataaaataaaagtatgatATATCAATCTATGGGCGGGCCCCATTGGTAACATGCCCAAATAGTTAAGTTAcgttttataaattaaatagtaatgtatttgatgaaatttatGGCAACATAAAAAAAtgtaatcacctaatttgaatTATGTAGGTTAGATTCTTCAATTCAAATtatgtgatttatttttttctaacatAACTTTCTATTGGATTTGATGTGAAACTATATGTAATCATTTACTCGATGTTGAGTTTTCATTCTATTGTTGAAATTTGTCATTgttaaattaatatattattgtttttcaACATAACTTTCTATTCGAAAGAAGGTTTGTTTGTTGATTTAACCACATATTTGGGTAGAAATTTCTCGCTTATTCTTTTCAAGTAGTCGAAAAAGCTTGTTGATTgagtatgaaatatttttaaaataaaatggttAAAAAGCATATAAGCCTTGTGTGACATTATAGAAGCTATTGTTGACCTGAAAAGTTTGAAGATTGAGATCAAGTTCGACACGAAATCATAAAGGTTTGAGATCTTAATACTATCTTTAGCTAGCAAAGAGCTTAGTTTACATTATATTTTTACGCTCGTCGAATTTTAACGTCTTTGTCAGAGATTGGCAACAAGTAGTTCTCAATAGAATTATTTGAATTGATTCAagcttttttttaattttattttgttaatatGTCAAGTTCTCCACTGTCGCAGACAACAAGTACTAAAAATTCTAACTCTTTTGTGTGACACGATCTTTCTCAAAAGAAATCATTCAGTACAAttcaaagttgatttttttttttttttacgattGTTCAAGAAAGAACTTGCGAAGAGGATATCAGGGCAATTCCATAGTCAAAAAGCAATGGCCCACGAGGGTCGAAATTCTGCATTTGATGCCTACTCAACTCCCTAAATCAAAATCGCACTCCTGTCCTAGAAGATGATGCTAAAAATTAGGAGGTCGCTaaccataaaaataattacactcTTGCAGAGGACAAAATGGATCAAAACAATAGTAGAGAGGGCAGATTGTTGGGAGATAATTATGCCAACCAAACTATAATGGGATGTAGTCTACTGTGAGTTACCATCATATTGTAGCTAATAACTTCGAGATTAAGCACAATGTTCTCCAAGCCACTCAAAATAACTGTGTTTTTTGAGAAAATCAGAACGAAGATCCAAACAGTTACTGATGGACTTCGACAAAATCATGCACATTTTCCACTATAATGGGGCATCGGACGATGCCATGTATTTAAGGGCATTCCCCTTCTCTTTGAAAGATAATGCAAAGATATGGCTAAGAATTTTACCATCATGATGAATTCGCTCGTGGGATGAGATGACCACAAAATTTCTTGATAAGTAATTTTCATCAGCGAAAACGACAAGAATGAGGAAACAAGTTACCGATTTCGGGCAACTAGAAACAAAAATCGTgttttagagcccgtttggaaaaccaatttaaagcccctttttagcttttggacttgtttgcctaatgctaattttaaatcataaagttcttaaagtcagtcaaaaatgaaaagttaggattcctaacttttttttctaagtgcttaaagtcattttctatgaccatgaaaattacttttatatcccttatattttaactaaattctcaaactaccatttttattcttctaatcctaaaattcacatcattttcctcatttaagcacttttatccaaacactcaactgcttatttataaaaataactttcagcacctcaaagttctaaaagcacttcatacataaaagttactttttttaagctcattcaaacgggctcttaatcaCGAGAAAGGTTCAAAGAATTGTTGAGAAGCTACCGCACAATGGGATAGAGCCGGCCTACATTAAATTAACGTCATCAAACTTGTTATTTTGGACGTTATTTTTAGTAGTGATACTTAATTAAAATGtatcacataaaataaaaggaaaggAGCAACAAACTATTCAGGAGAGTTACTTTAGATTATGGATCATTGAAGCTGCATATATTGTTTAATGATGAGTAGTTCCGTTTCAAAcaaatacatttaaatttaaacaaataaatacCAACGATAAGAACATTTCAAATTATCttgcttttattttatttttgtcttaAATTAACTTTACCATACATCAACTACTTAATTACTTAAGTACGATTACAATATTTGCCCaactttgcaaaaaaaaataaaaatcagaaCAAAACCACAAAATAAATAGGAATGTAAACATTTCTCAAGAATTTGTCACGATCAGAGTAGCAGTTACCTTTTCTTCGCCTTATGGAGgaaatgtattatatatatatatatatatattatttatcatatacggacatttttttatttgttatttggtGCGATTATTTCAAATATGGTTACTAAAGGTTTTTAACTATTGTGTTCTCTACATATCATGACACATTCTTATAGCAGTACTATTGTTGTTATTCTATTTAAGTTGACTGTAAATTAAAAGCATTAAACGTGTCATATTCCAAAATATTGAAGGTTAAATTTTCTAAACACAGTAGGTAGagcaaattatatattttctacCTCAATTTATgtaacattatttttttaaatttattttaaaaagaatgtcaagattcaataattaaaataatttaattttaaattcttattttatactaaataaaataattaataactataatttaatttttttaaaaaaatttcttcgTAAAAATCTGTGGCAAATTAAATGGTATCAAGTAAATATATGGAAAGAGGGAGTACAAATCAAGTGAGTACTATGAAGctttcaaataaaatactccatattattattatttattactcaCTAATATTGGAAGTGATAAGTcgcactaattattaatttctcTAGCAATGATGGCACAAATAATGGTGaccaatagaaaataaaaaaatgtattgGATAAAACAAGCCAATATAACAGCTAAGCAAAAGATTGCCGACAATCTAAGTATCCAAATATGATATAATGTTTGtgtttacttttaatttttaaataggaTTGGATAACAATGGGCCACTTGGTGTTCTATTATTGGGTACAAATAGAGTACTTGAAAAGATATTATGATCTTCCTATGAGTGGTTACAAATAGATTTTGTTAGGCTTATCTTGATTAGTTGAAATTATGACTATCAATTTTACTTTGGGTGGAGTAATCCTTCATTAGAAGCCTCTTAGTTTGtttacaaatttaaaggaaGTAATAGAGAGGTGAACCATAAGCCAGTTGTTGGTTAAAATTAACAAAAGTAGGAGATTACACTTAACGCCCAAGAAAATAATGTTTTgttgcttaaaaaaaaaaggacaatGCAAAGGAAAGGTGAAAGGTGAAAGGTGAAACgataaaaaaggaaaatgaaaagaaaaaaaaggaggagAGTGATTGCTTTTACGATGTAATTAAGTTGACCACTAAAAATTGTTTCCGTCCTTTTGAcaatcttttaaaatttatttattttaaaaaaatatatttagtgagaaataatttatttagaagTATTTTCAAACAATAATTACTATTTAATTAATCTTTTAAAAATGTTcgacatatattttttatagaagTACTTTTCAACCTCCTTTTTAGCCTTTAGAAGATAATTTTtgctttttttcaaaaatacttATTTTCCATGaatcgagggtctttcgaaaacaatctctctatctccgtgaggtagtgataaggtctacgtacattataccctccccagacctcacttgtggatgttgttgttgttccatTTCAGAAATAGGGTCGAGGGAAAACATGCTCAAAATAAAAGTGACACGAGAGCAAACATCAAACAAGTGATGATACATTGCTCTAAATCAATGTCAAAGTCCTCGTGCCTCGAGCTCAAACACTAAGGAGACTGCATGATGCAATAGATAGAAGAATCGACGAGATTCAACTACCCTATACAGATCATACATCGATTCTCCACACAATCAAAGTAAAGCCGCGAAAAAATGATGACAACAAACAAGAAGGGCATGAATAAGCAAAGCGCACTACTCCTCATCCTCCTTATTATTATAATGATAATTAGCATTATCTAAAATTTGAGATTACCAAATTTAATGAACAGCTCCAATCGTTACAAATAAGCCAATAGGGAAGGAATTCGGGCCAAAAATattgggtagtaacttcaaaatatttaagccTAGGCCAAACGAATTCTGAGTCTGgagaagtctagggtgatccaTAATTGGATGGGGGATTGAATCTTTAATTTGGTTGGCTTATTTGATAGCTAAAACAATACGGAGTATGTACGGCTTTACGAAATTGCATTCAGacgagtaaaactctcgaaattgaatttgacatgaaagGTATAAATTAAGACGTCTTGGGATGAGGGGTATGTTGTGAAATGGGAGACTTGAGACTCTTTACAAGCTCTCTGACTCCTCCTATCCCTTAGAGCGGGACTACTGCCCCAGGGCGGGGCCGCCAGAGCAGAATGGTCCTGCTGTGGCGGGGCAAAAGCGACTTAAAGTCGGAAAAAAGTCCAAAAATGGTTTTAGTCATTCCCACTTCGTTCTTAAGAGATCAGAAGAGACCTAGGACATATTGTTGCTGGTTTCCACCATAGTTTGTGCCAAAGGTAAATAATTTATTCCCTAAActtataaattaatttctagAAT
The genomic region above belongs to Solanum dulcamara chromosome 5, daSolDulc1.2, whole genome shotgun sequence and contains:
- the LOC129889056 gene encoding BAG family molecular chaperone regulator 2-like, which encodes MIKRKLKFNGKKAERMSTAAGGDLKEEVIEWEMRPGGMLVQRRTDNSDHPITPNLRIRVAYGAARYEISVNPHATFGELKKLLTEETGLEPGEQRLICRGKERENGEYLDMCGVKDRSKVILIEDPESKEKRFIQMRKNAKIQATHRFINNVSIEIDKLAQQISAIEKSIGNGKKVAELQITTLIEMLMRQAVKLDNISIEGDTIAQKNLQGQRVQKCVETLDLLKVANAKVKPVIITTKWEFFDPPPATTSWQLFD